A genomic stretch from Empedobacter stercoris includes:
- a CDS encoding peptidase U32 family protein has product MTKDGKMELMAPAGNFESLQAALDNGADSVYFGVEQLNMRARASINFTMDDLPEIVKRCEEKGVRSYLTLNTIIYDHDLSLIKNLLDRAKEAKITAVIAMDQSVIAYARQIGIEIHISTQINVTNIETVKFYAMFADTMVLSRELSLKQVNKICEQIIKDDVRGPSGNLVEIEIFGHGALCMAVSGKCYLSLHSHNSSANRGACKQNCRKKYTVIDQESGFEIELDNEYMMSPKDLCTMEFLDEVVEAGVKVLKIEGRGRAPEYVATVIRAYREAIDSIADGTYSKEKVDYWMGLLQTVYNRGFWSGYYLGQKLGEWSAVPGSMATQKKVYIGKGVHFFPKPSIGQFVIDAYDLKVGDLILVTGPTTGAKEMVVTEMMVEDVKSDTAKKGDSITIPMEFRIRPSDKLYKLVKVEEPGTQQNSVEEGAYSH; this is encoded by the coding sequence ATGACCAAAGATGGAAAAATGGAGTTGATGGCTCCTGCTGGGAATTTCGAATCGTTACAAGCGGCTTTAGATAATGGAGCTGATTCTGTATATTTCGGAGTTGAGCAGTTGAATATGCGTGCGAGAGCATCAATCAACTTTACAATGGACGATTTACCAGAAATCGTAAAACGTTGTGAAGAAAAAGGTGTGCGTTCTTACCTTACTTTAAATACAATTATATACGATCACGATTTATCTTTAATCAAAAACTTATTGGACAGAGCAAAAGAAGCTAAAATTACAGCGGTTATTGCAATGGATCAATCAGTTATTGCTTATGCAAGACAAATTGGGATTGAGATTCATATTTCGACACAAATTAACGTTACAAATATCGAAACAGTAAAATTCTATGCTATGTTTGCTGATACAATGGTATTATCGCGTGAATTGAGTTTGAAACAAGTGAACAAGATTTGTGAACAAATTATCAAAGATGACGTTCGTGGACCAAGCGGAAATTTAGTAGAGATCGAGATTTTCGGACATGGAGCTTTGTGTATGGCTGTTTCGGGTAAATGCTACTTGAGCTTACATTCGCACAATTCATCTGCAAATCGTGGTGCTTGTAAACAAAACTGTCGTAAAAAATATACCGTTATCGACCAAGAATCTGGATTCGAAATCGAATTGGATAATGAATATATGATGTCACCTAAAGATCTTTGTACAATGGAGTTCTTAGACGAAGTGGTTGAAGCAGGTGTCAAAGTATTGAAAATAGAAGGTCGCGGACGTGCGCCTGAGTATGTTGCAACTGTTATTCGTGCATACAGAGAAGCGATTGATTCGATTGCTGACGGAACTTATTCGAAAGAAAAAGTAGATTACTGGATGGGATTATTACAAACCGTTTATAATCGTGGTTTTTGGTCTGGCTATTATTTAGGTCAAAAATTAGGTGAATGGTCTGCTGTTCCAGGTTCTATGGCAACTCAGAAAAAAGTTTACATTGGAAAAGGTGTTCATTTCTTCCCTAAACCAAGTATCGGACAGTTTGTGATTGATGCCTATGATTTGAAAGTAGGAGATTTAATTTTAGTGACTGGACCAACAACTGGAGCCAAAGAAATGGTGGTTACAGAAATGATGGTGGAAGATGTAAAATCTGATACAGCAAAGAAAGGTGATTCGATTACAATTCCGATGGAATTTAGAATTCGTCCTTCTGATAAATTATACAAATTAGTAAAAGTAGAAGAACCAGGAACGCAACAAAATAGTGTTGAAGAAGGTGCTTACTCACATTAA
- a CDS encoding ferredoxin, producing MVIITLQRDKCIGCNYCYELAPERFRMSKKDGKSVLLKAIDKKGFHTLKDPDHSIADNCERAAKACPVNIITVKEI from the coding sequence ATGGTCATTATTACGCTACAACGCGATAAATGCATCGGATGCAACTATTGTTATGAGTTAGCTCCAGAACGTTTCAGAATGTCTAAAAAAGATGGTAAATCTGTTTTATTAAAAGCAATTGATAAAAAAGGATTTCATACGTTAAAAGATCCTGATCATTCTATCGCTGACAACTGCGAACGAGCAGCAAAAGCTTGTCCTGTAAATATTATTACAGTAAAAGAAATATAG